The DNA sequence CGCGGGAGATCAGGTATTCTAAAGTCGGTATCGTTTGACGAATTCGCGTGTCATCCGCTACCAGAATCTCTCCATCCCTTTCCAGAAGCGGGACATTATAATCCACCCGCACCAAAACACGCCGACCTTCCACGGGAAGATCCCGCACGGAAACTTTGCTCATAGTTGGAACAAGGACGGAACGCTACATTCCCTCGGCCATCCGAAGAGCTAAGTCCACGCACCGGTGTGCATATCCCCATTCGTTATCATACCAGGCGACTAGCTTAAAAAATCGGGAATTAAGCTCAATCCCTGAGCCGGCATCAAAGATGCTGGAACGCGTATCTCCAACAAAATCCGTGGAAACTACTTCCTCGTTCGTATACCCGAGAATTCCTTGGAGGTAGGTTTGGCTGGCGTTCTGCATTGCCTGGCAGATTTCTCGATACGAGGTTTCCCGGGAGGTCCGGACCGTCAAGTCCACCACAGAAACCGTGGGGCTTGGCACGCGAAAGGCCATCCCGGTGAGCTTCCCCGCTACCTGCGGGCACACAAGTCCAACGGCCTTTGCGGCTCCGGTGGTCGAGGGGATGATGTTGATCGCCGCGGCTCGCCCTCCCTTCCAGTCCTTACGAGAAGGCCCGTCCACAACCTTTTGGCTTGCCGTATAGCTATGGACGGTGGTCATAAGACCTTCCTCGATTCCAAATCCCTCCTTAAGAAGCACGTGTACCAAAGGCGCTAGCGCGTTGGTTGTGCAACTGGCGTTAGACACAATGACGTGGCGTTCAGGATCCAGCCGGTCGTCGTTAACACCCATCACCACGGTAAGATCTTCGCCTTTTGCGGGGGCTGTAATCAGAACCTTTTTGGCTCCAGCCTTGAGGTGACCTCTGGCCTTGTCGGCTGTGGTAAAAAGACCTGTCGATTCGATTACTAGGTCCACCTCGAGCTCTTTCCAAGGCATGGCGATCGGTCCCTCGGGCACCGTCAAGCACCGGATCCGGTGATCTCCGATGATCAGCATATCCGGCTCTGGAAGATCTGGACGAGATCGAGCACTGGAGACCGGCCAGGGAAAGCGTCCATAATTGGAATCGTATTTTAGTAGATAAGCTAGGTTGTCAGCCGGGACTACATCGTTTACCGCGACCACGTCTAGCTTCGCACCTAGAAGCTTTCGGTCGACGATCGCTCGAAGGACGAGCCGCCCAATCCGTCCAAAACCATTAATTGCCACACGAACCATTACCCAACCTCCTCATGCAAAGGTTCTTATCGGCAGGCTAATCTCCGGTAACCCCCAAAAGGGCAATGCCATCAATGTTACCGGTAACTGAAAAGGGAGTCAACCCGTTGCCGCAACTATTTGCGACGATTTTGGTCGCTTACCCAAGCTGGAAGAACTTAACGTTCCCGTATCGTTGCGATTGCTTTTCCGACAGGGTTTCGCTAATAAAAAGGACATGATACCCTTGGAAGATAGCTTTACCGATATCATTGGAAAGGCCTTGCGGGGCTTGGGGCTTTCACCGCAGGCTCTCGCCCAAAAGACCGGGGTTCCCGTCGAATCCGTAGAGCGTCTGCTTTCAGGTACCCTGGACGAAGATCTTCTCCGCAGAGTCGCCCCAACTTTAGGTCTCAACGCAACAGCACTGATTGCTTTGGCCCGCGGAGAATGGAGGCCAGCCGAGGTCGGTCCTGTGCCCGGGCTAGCCTGCCTTAACACGCGGTTCGAGGATATGACGGTTAACTCGTATCTGGTTTGGGACACCACCACCAAGGAGGCGGCGGCCTTTGACACCGGAGCCGA is a window from the Candidatus Methylacidithermus pantelleriae genome containing:
- the gap gene encoding type I glyceraldehyde-3-phosphate dehydrogenase, producing the protein MVRVAINGFGRIGRLVLRAIVDRKLLGAKLDVVAVNDVVPADNLAYLLKYDSNYGRFPWPVSSARSRPDLPEPDMLIIGDHRIRCLTVPEGPIAMPWKELEVDLVIESTGLFTTADKARGHLKAGAKKVLITAPAKGEDLTVVMGVNDDRLDPERHVIVSNASCTTNALAPLVHVLLKEGFGIEEGLMTTVHSYTASQKVVDGPSRKDWKGGRAAAINIIPSTTGAAKAVGLVCPQVAGKLTGMAFRVPSPTVSVVDLTVRTSRETSYREICQAMQNASQTYLQGILGYTNEEVVSTDFVGDTRSSIFDAGSGIELNSRFFKLVAWYDNEWGYAHRCVDLALRMAEGM